From one Thermatribacter velox genomic stretch:
- the rplA gene encoding 50S ribosomal protein L1 → MAKVGKRYLALKEKVEPGKLYSPEEAVQLVKSMATARFDETVEMAVNLGIDPKQSDQQVRGTVSLPHGTGKTMRVLVFAQGEKAKEAEEAGADYVGGEELVQKIQEGWFDFDAAIATPDMMRIVGRLGKLLGPRGLMPNAKTGTVTNDVAQAVREIKAGRVEIRNDRYGNVHVPIGKASFSEEQLLDNFYAVLEALNRMKPAAARGRYIKKIALATTMSPSVKVDPQLALTRMEKRVA, encoded by the coding sequence ATGGCAAAAGTGGGTAAAAGATATCTTGCTCTTAAAGAAAAGGTTGAACCGGGAAAACTTTACAGTCCTGAAGAAGCTGTACAGCTTGTGAAAAGCATGGCTACTGCCAGATTTGATGAAACGGTGGAAATGGCGGTTAACCTGGGCATTGACCCCAAACAGTCCGATCAGCAAGTTCGTGGTACAGTGAGTCTTCCTCATGGAACTGGGAAAACTATGCGGGTTCTGGTTTTTGCTCAAGGCGAGAAGGCAAAAGAAGCCGAAGAAGCTGGAGCAGACTATGTTGGTGGAGAAGAACTGGTTCAGAAAATTCAGGAAGGCTGGTTTGATTTTGATGCTGCAATTGCTACTCCAGATATGATGCGGATTGTGGGAAGATTGGGAAAACTACTGGGTCCTCGCGGTCTTATGCCTAATGCTAAAACCGGAACAGTTACCAACGACGTTGCTCAGGCAGTCCGGGAGATTAAAGCTGGAAGAGTGGAAATACGCAACGACCGCTACGGCAATGTGCATGTTCCCATAGGAAAAGCTTCTTTTTCTGAAGAGCAGCTCCTGGATAACTTTTATGCAGTTCTGGAAGCGCTGAACCGCATGAAGCCGGCAGCAGCCAGAGGAAGGTATATCAAAAAAATTGCTCTTGCCACCACCATGAGTCCATCAGTGAAGGTGGATCCACAGTTGGCGCTGACCAGAATGGAAAAGAGGGTGGCCTGA
- a CDS encoding ABC transporter permease, with product MTKSNIAKLQGYWYFLKKNKSALAGLIILIVLLFVALFAPYLAPNDPLQRSLAHRLLPGFWAGKEYAQFPLGTDYLGRCILSRIIWGTRTSLSVGFIAVGISTLIGLVLGLLGGYFGGKIDTFLMRIVDIMFAFPSILLAITIMAALGPGLEKAMIAIGIVYSPQMARVTRSAVLVIREMDYIQAEKALGASHLRIIWHHILPNSLAPVIVYSTLSVANAILDAAALGFLGLGALPPTPEWGAMLSNSRQFLLSGAWWAATFPGLAIMISVLGLNLLGDGLRDILDPRLRV from the coding sequence ATGACGAAGAGCAACATAGCCAAGCTACAGGGATACTGGTACTTTTTAAAGAAAAACAAATCTGCCCTGGCGGGTCTGATTATTTTGATTGTTCTCCTCTTTGTGGCTCTGTTTGCCCCTTACCTTGCTCCCAACGACCCCTTGCAGCGCAGCCTGGCCCATCGCCTGTTACCAGGTTTCTGGGCTGGCAAAGAATACGCGCAGTTTCCCTTGGGCACCGATTACCTGGGACGCTGCATCCTTTCCCGTATCATCTGGGGTACCCGTACTTCACTTTCGGTAGGCTTTATCGCTGTGGGTATATCTACTCTGATAGGCCTGGTGCTGGGGCTTCTGGGAGGGTACTTTGGTGGAAAAATCGATACCTTTTTGATGCGTATCGTGGATATTATGTTTGCCTTTCCCAGTATCCTCCTTGCCATCACCATCATGGCTGCACTTGGTCCAGGGCTTGAGAAGGCAATGATTGCCATAGGCATTGTTTACTCTCCACAAATGGCCAGAGTGACCAGAAGCGCTGTGCTGGTAATCCGGGAGATGGATTACATTCAGGCCGAAAAAGCTCTGGGCGCTTCCCATTTGCGGATTATCTGGCACCACATTCTACCCAATTCTCTGGCCCCAGTTATTGTCTACTCAACCCTGAGCGTGGCCAACGCCATCCTGGATGCTGCGGCTTTGGGCTTTTTAGGGCTTGGTGCCTTACCCCCCACCCCAGAGTGGGGTGCCATGCTTTCTAACAGCAGGCAGTTTTTGCTTTCTGGGGCCTGGTGGGCAGCCACCTTCCCCGGGTTGGCCATTATGATTTCAGTGCTGGGACTCAATCTTCTGGGAGATGGACTTCGGGATATTCTGGACCCCAGATTGAGGGTGTGA
- the secE gene encoding preprotein translocase subunit SecE — protein sequence MFRWFRSLRNYFRDAWGEIRKVSWPGRKELLASTITVLAVIAIMGIFLGVVDLVLTSLMSLYLK from the coding sequence TTGTTCAGGTGGTTTCGTTCCTTAAGAAATTATTTCCGGGATGCTTGGGGAGAAATACGTAAAGTAAGCTGGCCAGGTCGTAAGGAACTGCTGGCAAGCACCATTACCGTACTGGCAGTTATTGCCATAATGGGTATTTTTCTTGGTGTCGTAGACCTGGTGCTCACTTCTTTAATGAGCCTTTATCTTAAGTAA
- a CDS encoding ABC transporter ATP-binding protein: MNLVPLLEIKNLKTYLKTPRGTVRAVDGVSLEIFPGETMGLVGESGCGKSMTALSILKLYPQPQGKIVAGEIFFEGQNLVPLKEEEMWKIRGKKISMVFQEPMTSLDPVFPVGEEIMEVLRIHEAMSPATAREKAIEMLRLVRIPEPERIFHSYPHQLSGGMRQRVMIAIALACRPRLLLADEPTTALDVTIQAQILELIEELKEELHTAVLLITHDLGVVAETCQRVAVMYAGKIVEKAQVFELFDNPLHPYTRALLASIPHIEEEKEALESIPGSVPDLLNPPSGCRFHPRCLQAFERCRKEEPQLKEKEEKHWVACHLYS; the protein is encoded by the coding sequence ATGAATCTGGTTCCTTTACTGGAAATAAAAAATCTGAAAACTTACCTTAAAACACCTCGCGGCACGGTCAGAGCAGTGGACGGCGTAAGCCTGGAAATCTTTCCTGGAGAAACCATGGGTCTTGTAGGGGAATCAGGGTGCGGAAAAAGCATGACCGCTTTGTCAATACTGAAACTGTATCCCCAACCCCAGGGGAAAATCGTGGCAGGAGAAATCTTCTTTGAGGGTCAGAACCTGGTGCCACTCAAAGAGGAAGAAATGTGGAAAATACGTGGCAAGAAAATCTCTATGGTTTTTCAGGAGCCGATGACTTCTCTGGACCCGGTATTCCCGGTTGGAGAAGAAATCATGGAAGTTTTGCGTATTCATGAAGCAATGTCGCCTGCTACAGCCAGAGAAAAAGCGATTGAAATGCTTCGCTTGGTCAGAATACCTGAGCCAGAAAGGATATTCCACAGTTACCCCCACCAGCTCTCGGGAGGAATGCGACAGCGGGTAATGATTGCCATAGCTTTAGCCTGTCGTCCCAGACTGCTTCTTGCCGATGAGCCCACCACGGCGCTGGACGTGACCATTCAAGCCCAGATTCTGGAGCTCATTGAGGAACTCAAAGAAGAACTGCACACGGCAGTGCTCCTGATTACCCATGACCTGGGGGTGGTAGCCGAAACCTGCCAGAGGGTAGCCGTGATGTATGCGGGTAAAATCGTTGAAAAAGCCCAGGTATTCGAGCTATTTGATAATCCCCTGCATCCTTATACTCGGGCATTGCTTGCTTCTATACCTCACATAGAAGAAGAGAAAGAGGCTCTGGAAAGCATCCCAGGCAGTGTGCCTGACCTTTTGAACCCTCCTTCTGGTTGTCGTTTTCATCCCCGTTGTCTGCAAGCCTTTGAGCGCTGCCGGAAAGAAGAACCGCAGCTTAAAGAAAAGGAGGAAAAACACTGGGTAGCATGTCATCTTTACTCCTGA
- the rplJ gene encoding 50S ribosomal protein L10 — translation MEKREKATIIEEVYRKLQESQAVYVFSYHGLNVQSAEELRRSLREASGEMKVIKNTLARIALQKANIPFDDQLLKGQNAFAFAYQDAVQVAKKLNEFSKKLPEIVIIKGGWLEKKQIGVDDVKNLASLPSREELVARVVGGIAAPLSGLVGVLQGVLRSLVWVLKAIEEKKQ, via the coding sequence TTGGAAAAGAGGGAAAAAGCCACCATAATAGAAGAAGTATACCGCAAGCTCCAGGAGAGCCAGGCGGTTTACGTTTTCAGCTATCATGGTTTGAACGTCCAGAGTGCAGAGGAACTGCGCAGAAGCTTGCGTGAAGCAAGCGGAGAAATGAAAGTAATTAAGAACACCCTGGCCAGAATCGCTCTTCAGAAAGCAAATATTCCCTTTGACGACCAGCTTTTGAAAGGGCAAAATGCTTTTGCTTTTGCGTACCAGGACGCAGTGCAGGTGGCTAAGAAGTTGAACGAGTTTTCCAAAAAGCTTCCCGAGATAGTGATAATCAAAGGTGGCTGGTTGGAGAAAAAGCAAATTGGCGTTGACGACGTGAAGAACCTGGCCAGTTTACCTTCCCGGGAAGAGCTGGTTGCCAGAGTGGTGGGTGGTATTGCCGCTCCGCTCAGTGGCCTGGTTGGCGTGCTTCAGGGTGTTTTGCGGAGTTTGGTGTGGGTCTTAAAGGCCATTGAAGAGAAAAAGCAATAG
- a CDS encoding ABC transporter substrate-binding protein encodes MRKKVFLAILVGVVFLLSSAFVLAQEPKYGGTLVFGSGGDATRLDPADVTDGLSITRTDNIFEGLVQYKPGTTEIEPCLAERWEVSEDGLTFTFYLRKGVKFHDGTDFNADAVVYSFKRQFDPNHPFHKYGEWAYWKWMFTSVKDVVKVDDYTVKIILSEPYAPFLSNLAMFTVAIVSPTACEKYGPDFFKNPVGTGPFKFVEWVKDDHITLEAFEDYWQGRPYLDRIIFRVIPDPSVRLLELEKGSIDAMEYPNPDDLERIKNNPDLMLLEAPGINVGYLAMNMGEDTPGFQKPFGDVRVRRAINHAINKEAIVKYLYKDTAIVAKNPIPPTMWGYNDEIEDYEYNPDKARELLKEAGYPNGFETTLWAMPVSRPYMYDPPKIAEAIQADLEAVGIKANIYTVEWGTYLQETEAGKHPMCLLGWTGDNGDPDNFLYVLLDKDNAIVGSAGNVAFYRNDELHEILIKAQRTYDQEERIKLYKKAQEIIHNDAPWVPIAHAKNQMVFKKDVKGYVLHPLDRKFFYTTWLDR; translated from the coding sequence ATGAGAAAAAAAGTTTTTCTGGCAATTTTAGTTGGCGTGGTGTTTTTGCTAAGTTCAGCGTTCGTTCTGGCTCAGGAACCCAAATACGGAGGTACCCTGGTTTTTGGAAGCGGTGGCGATGCTACTCGCCTGGACCCCGCTGATGTAACCGATGGGCTTTCTATCACCAGGACTGACAATATTTTTGAGGGCCTGGTTCAGTACAAGCCTGGAACCACCGAAATAGAGCCTTGCCTTGCCGAGCGCTGGGAAGTTTCCGAGGACGGACTGACCTTTACCTTTTACCTCCGCAAAGGCGTAAAATTCCATGATGGCACTGACTTCAACGCCGATGCTGTGGTTTACTCTTTCAAAAGACAATTCGACCCCAACCACCCCTTCCACAAATACGGAGAATGGGCTTACTGGAAATGGATGTTCACCTCGGTAAAAGACGTGGTCAAAGTCGATGACTACACAGTTAAAATTATTCTCTCTGAGCCCTACGCTCCATTTTTGAGCAATCTGGCCATGTTTACTGTAGCCATCGTCAGTCCAACCGCCTGTGAAAAGTATGGGCCGGATTTCTTTAAAAATCCGGTGGGTACCGGTCCTTTCAAATTTGTGGAATGGGTCAAAGACGACCACATAACCTTGGAAGCTTTTGAAGACTACTGGCAGGGAAGACCCTATCTCGACCGTATTATCTTCAGAGTTATACCCGATCCCTCGGTACGCCTTCTGGAGCTTGAGAAAGGTTCCATAGATGCTATGGAATACCCCAATCCCGACGACCTGGAGCGAATCAAAAACAACCCTGACCTGATGCTCCTTGAAGCCCCGGGCATTAACGTGGGATACCTTGCCATGAATATGGGAGAAGATACCCCTGGTTTCCAGAAACCATTCGGGGATGTGCGGGTGCGCAGAGCAATCAACCATGCCATCAACAAAGAAGCCATCGTGAAATACCTCTACAAAGATACTGCGATTGTAGCCAAAAACCCCATTCCGCCTACCATGTGGGGCTACAATGACGAAATAGAAGACTATGAGTACAACCCCGATAAAGCTCGTGAATTACTCAAAGAAGCTGGATACCCCAACGGCTTTGAAACCACTCTCTGGGCTATGCCAGTGTCCCGTCCCTATATGTACGATCCTCCAAAAATTGCCGAGGCCATCCAGGCAGACCTGGAAGCGGTAGGCATCAAGGCTAACATTTACACCGTAGAGTGGGGAACTTACCTGCAGGAAACCGAAGCTGGAAAACACCCCATGTGTCTTCTGGGCTGGACCGGTGATAACGGTGACCCGGATAACTTCCTTTATGTGCTACTTGACAAAGACAACGCCATCGTGGGAAGCGCAGGAAACGTAGCTTTTTACCGCAACGACGAACTTCACGAAATACTGATCAAGGCTCAAAGAACTTACGACCAGGAAGAACGAATCAAGCTTTACAAAAAAGCTCAGGAAATAATTCACAACGATGCGCCCTGGGTACCTATAGCTCACGCCAAAAACCAGATGGTGTTCAAAAAAGATGTTAAGGGATATGTGCTTCATCCCCTGGACCGTAAGTTCTTTTACACCACCTGGCTGGATCGCTAA
- a CDS encoding YdcF family protein, whose translation MGFYFQKALGAMLDVPGILITVILVLLFFTWKKKSSCRHFLLFLAIFTYLLSSGWVAKILEPEYPETRKPPSPPQAIVVLGGGSLRGNNAHLPGPYSMLRLNKAFTLWKEGKPLLILSGGSPWGEKVPSEARAMQAVLRAWGVPEEKMLLEEHSRTTWENAREVAQKVRELGIKSLYLVTSGVHLKRALLAFGHFLPEVSIYPVSAHPAYDRDPLSFEDFLPSLKAFVAIAQIFHEELGYLPYWLRLRF comes from the coding sequence ATGGGGTTCTACTTCCAGAAAGCATTGGGAGCCATGCTCGATGTGCCTGGCATTTTGATAACTGTCATTCTGGTCCTGCTCTTTTTCACCTGGAAAAAGAAAAGCTCATGCCGGCATTTCCTGCTTTTTCTGGCTATTTTCACCTATCTTTTATCAAGTGGATGGGTAGCAAAAATTTTAGAGCCTGAATACCCGGAAACCAGGAAACCACCTTCTCCTCCTCAGGCAATTGTGGTTCTGGGTGGTGGTAGTCTCCGTGGAAACAATGCCCATTTACCCGGTCCTTATTCGATGCTACGCCTCAACAAAGCGTTCACTCTGTGGAAAGAAGGAAAGCCCCTGCTTATCCTAAGCGGTGGCAGTCCATGGGGAGAGAAAGTGCCAAGCGAAGCCAGAGCGATGCAAGCAGTACTCAGGGCATGGGGGGTACCTGAAGAAAAAATGCTCCTGGAAGAACACTCGAGAACCACCTGGGAAAACGCTCGGGAAGTGGCCCAAAAGGTTAGAGAACTTGGCATAAAGAGCCTTTACCTGGTAACTTCTGGGGTACACCTGAAAAGAGCGTTGCTTGCCTTCGGGCACTTCTTACCCGAAGTAAGCATTTATCCTGTGAGTGCACACCCTGCCTATGATAGAGACCCGCTCTCTTTCGAAGATTTCCTTCCCTCTCTGAAGGCCTTCGTAGCCATTGCCCAGATTTTCCACGAAGAACTGGGCTATCTCCCCTACTGGCTCCGACTGCGCTTTTAG
- a CDS encoding ABC transporter ATP-binding protein produces the protein MSSLLLKVNNLSKKFFVKSEQFSETLTIDAVNAVSLSINQGEVMALVGESGCGKSTLGRCILRLEEPDTGEVFFKNQNILALPLRELKTYRQKMQIIFQDPFASLNPRKSIRFILEEPLLIHGIKNRKERQEKVLMIAEKVGLSPGDLDRFPHEFSGGQRQRVGIARALILQPDFIVCDEPVSALDVSIQAQILNLLSTLQKEMQLTYLFISHDLSVVKHISNRVAVMYLGKIVEVAPKKELFENPLHPYTRALLASIPIPNPRKRRKKILLQGDPPSPTKPPRGCRFHTRCPEKMPICSEEEPLLWETKPDHQVACHLFPS, from the coding sequence ATGTCATCTTTACTCCTGAAGGTCAACAATCTTTCCAAAAAGTTTTTTGTGAAAAGCGAGCAATTCTCGGAAACGCTCACCATTGACGCAGTAAACGCTGTCTCGCTTTCCATTAACCAGGGCGAAGTGATGGCCCTGGTTGGAGAATCGGGATGCGGGAAAAGCACCTTAGGACGCTGTATCCTGCGTCTGGAAGAACCTGACACCGGAGAAGTGTTTTTTAAAAACCAAAATATCTTAGCTCTTCCTCTTCGAGAGTTGAAAACCTACCGCCAGAAAATGCAAATCATTTTTCAAGACCCCTTTGCTTCGCTGAACCCCCGCAAATCCATTCGATTTATCCTGGAAGAACCTCTCCTCATTCACGGGATAAAAAACCGCAAGGAACGGCAGGAAAAGGTGTTGATGATAGCTGAAAAAGTGGGTTTAAGCCCTGGTGATTTAGACCGTTTTCCCCACGAGTTTTCGGGAGGCCAGAGGCAGAGAGTGGGCATAGCCCGAGCACTGATTTTACAACCCGACTTCATTGTGTGCGATGAACCAGTATCTGCACTGGACGTTTCCATTCAAGCCCAGATACTCAACCTCCTTTCCACTCTACAGAAGGAAATGCAGTTGACCTACCTCTTCATTTCTCACGACCTTTCCGTGGTGAAACACATCAGCAATCGAGTGGCAGTTATGTATCTGGGTAAAATCGTCGAAGTGGCACCCAAAAAAGAACTCTTTGAAAACCCCCTGCATCCCTATACCCGGGCACTGCTTGCTTCCATACCCATACCCAATCCACGGAAAAGACGCAAAAAAATCCTGCTTCAGGGCGACCCACCCAGTCCTACCAAACCTCCTCGGGGTTGTCGTTTCCATACCCGTTGTCCAGAAAAAATGCCCATCTGCTCTGAAGAAGAACCGCTTCTCTGGGAAACCAAACCAGACCACCAGGTGGCTTGTCATCTTTTTCCCAGCTGA
- the rplL gene encoding 50S ribosomal protein L7/L12, with the protein MTKEEIIEAIEKMTVLELAELVKALEEKFGVSAAMPVAQVAAAPAAGEGAAKEEEKTEFDVILKSAGSQKLQVVKEVRAITGLGLKEAKELVDSAPKPIKEGVSKNEAEEIKAKLEAVGAEVEIK; encoded by the coding sequence ATGACCAAGGAAGAAATTATTGAAGCTATTGAAAAGATGACGGTTCTTGAGCTCGCTGAGCTGGTTAAAGCGCTCGAAGAGAAATTTGGTGTTTCAGCAGCGATGCCCGTTGCTCAGGTGGCAGCAGCACCTGCTGCAGGAGAAGGCGCAGCAAAAGAGGAAGAGAAGACCGAGTTTGATGTCATTTTGAAGAGTGCAGGCTCTCAGAAGCTGCAGGTTGTTAAGGAAGTTCGTGCTATCACCGGTTTGGGCCTCAAGGAGGCTAAGGAGCTGGTCGATAGTGCTCCTAAACCCATTAAAGAGGGTGTGAGCAAAAACGAGGCAGAGGAAATCAAAGCCAAACTGGAAGCAGTTGGTGCTGAGGTAGAGATTAAGTAA
- the nusG gene encoding transcription termination/antitermination protein NusG: MEKRWYVVHTLAGSEHKVKANLERRIASMGMQDQIFRVVVPMEETIEVKRGKKRFTKKKVFPGYVMVEMIMNDRSWYVVRNTPGVTGFVGSGMKPEPLNEEEVKVILRQTGVEKGKPRLDIEKGEAVKVIAGPFLNYTGVVESVDHEKGKVVVLLSVFGRETPVELDFSDIEKL, encoded by the coding sequence ATGGAGAAACGGTGGTATGTAGTGCATACCCTGGCGGGTAGTGAGCACAAAGTTAAAGCTAATCTGGAGCGTCGAATTGCTTCAATGGGCATGCAGGACCAGATTTTCAGAGTAGTAGTGCCCATGGAGGAAACCATCGAGGTGAAAAGGGGAAAGAAACGCTTCACCAAAAAGAAGGTGTTCCCGGGTTATGTGATGGTGGAAATGATCATGAACGATCGCTCCTGGTACGTGGTTCGCAATACCCCTGGGGTTACTGGCTTTGTAGGTTCAGGAATGAAGCCAGAGCCGCTTAATGAAGAAGAAGTAAAGGTTATTTTGCGCCAAACTGGAGTGGAGAAGGGTAAACCCCGTTTGGACATCGAAAAGGGAGAGGCAGTTAAAGTCATTGCCGGACCCTTCCTCAACTATACCGGCGTGGTGGAAAGTGTGGACCACGAAAAGGGTAAAGTAGTAGTCCTGTTGTCAGTTTTTGGGCGTGAGACGCCTGTGGAGCTCGACTTCTCGGATATAGAGAAACTTTAG
- a CDS encoding DMT family transporter, with the protein MESTLEKYNPHFLLFVVSVIWGFNFSVVKWGVMLFGPLSFALLRFLVGAPLLFLTLSRYENDPWIRREDVFYFLLLGLIGFGIYQPLWSMGLQLSLASHSVLILSLSPVVVTLTAFLRREELVSWVNLLGVGLGFGGVIFLVQQGETGAYLKGDVLKGDLLTLIAAMCWGFYSYLSKKMLTSYSPLKVSTWSVIFGVLWMLPTSLLSLVRAPWNQIDLSVLGSLFYGTVPAMVLAYVFWHNGVRVLGASRTVSYQFLIQVFGVLAAWMFYRETLNLNALIGILLIAIGLLLSQRKGGLPFWLR; encoded by the coding sequence ATGGAATCTACCCTCGAAAAATACAATCCCCATTTTCTCCTCTTCGTTGTCTCTGTAATTTGGGGTTTTAACTTTAGTGTTGTGAAGTGGGGGGTTATGCTCTTTGGCCCCCTTTCTTTTGCACTTTTGCGTTTTCTGGTAGGCGCTCCACTTCTCTTTTTAACACTCTCTCGCTATGAGAATGATCCCTGGATTCGGCGTGAAGATGTATTCTATTTTCTGCTTTTGGGTTTGATAGGGTTTGGCATCTATCAGCCACTCTGGAGTATGGGGTTACAGTTGAGTCTGGCTTCACATTCGGTTCTCATTCTTTCTTTGAGCCCGGTGGTGGTAACGCTCACTGCTTTTTTGCGACGGGAAGAACTGGTGAGTTGGGTAAATCTTTTGGGAGTGGGACTGGGTTTTGGGGGAGTTATTTTCCTGGTTCAGCAGGGAGAAACCGGAGCCTATCTGAAAGGAGATGTCCTGAAAGGAGATCTACTCACCCTTATTGCAGCAATGTGTTGGGGTTTTTACTCCTACTTGAGCAAAAAAATGCTGACCAGCTATTCTCCTCTCAAGGTGAGCACCTGGAGTGTAATTTTTGGCGTTCTGTGGATGCTTCCCACTTCGTTACTCTCACTGGTGAGAGCTCCCTGGAACCAGATTGACCTGAGTGTTTTAGGTTCACTCTTTTATGGAACGGTTCCCGCTATGGTCCTTGCTTACGTATTCTGGCACAATGGAGTCAGGGTTCTTGGTGCTTCCCGTACGGTTTCCTACCAGTTTTTGATTCAGGTTTTCGGAGTCCTGGCTGCCTGGATGTTTTACCGGGAAACTTTGAACCTGAATGCACTGATAGGCATACTGTTGATAGCCATAGGTCTTTTGCTTTCCCAGCGCAAAGGTGGGTTACCTTTTTGGCTCCGCTAA
- a CDS encoding ABC transporter permease codes for MKRYIIKRLLLLIPVLFGVSIIVFVVVRLAPGDPARILAGEHASPEYVEAMRTKWQLDKPLYIQYLVWLRNLLRGDLGRSIATRSPVLEEILQRFPATLELSIAAMLFAIVVGIAAGVTAAVKQYSFWDYFSMTGALFGVSMPVFWLGLMLMFIFGLELDWLPVSGRIDVGVNLKVITGLYLLDSLLTLNKTAFLSALSHLILPSIALGTIPMALIARMTRSAMLEVIRQDFIRTERAKGLPEKMVIYKHALKNALIPIVTVIGMEFGLLLGGAILTETVFSWPGLGRYTVDAVYARDYPAIQGAVLFIAFVFVVVNLATDVLYAYLNPRIRYQ; via the coding sequence ATGAAGCGGTATATTATCAAAAGGCTGTTGCTTCTTATACCAGTGCTTTTTGGAGTTTCCATAATTGTTTTTGTCGTGGTGCGCCTGGCACCAGGCGATCCTGCCCGGATACTTGCTGGTGAACACGCTTCCCCCGAGTACGTGGAAGCGATGCGTACCAAGTGGCAGCTTGACAAGCCTCTTTATATTCAGTATTTGGTATGGCTACGTAATCTACTCAGGGGAGACTTGGGCCGTTCCATTGCCACCCGCTCCCCGGTGCTTGAAGAAATTCTGCAGCGTTTCCCAGCAACCCTGGAACTCTCCATTGCCGCTATGCTCTTTGCAATCGTGGTGGGCATCGCTGCGGGAGTTACTGCAGCGGTAAAGCAATACTCCTTCTGGGACTACTTTTCAATGACCGGGGCACTTTTCGGAGTTTCCATGCCCGTTTTCTGGCTGGGTCTTATGCTCATGTTTATTTTCGGTCTGGAACTGGATTGGCTTCCGGTTTCAGGGAGAATCGATGTTGGAGTAAACTTAAAAGTCATCACCGGGCTTTATCTTCTGGATTCTCTGTTAACCCTGAACAAAACAGCATTTTTGAGCGCCCTCTCCCATCTCATTTTACCCAGTATTGCTCTGGGTACCATACCTATGGCACTCATTGCTCGCATGACCCGCTCGGCAATGCTTGAGGTAATCCGCCAGGATTTTATCCGCACCGAACGGGCCAAGGGGCTTCCCGAAAAAATGGTCATCTATAAGCATGCGCTAAAAAATGCCCTGATACCCATCGTCACAGTAATTGGCATGGAATTTGGGCTTTTGCTTGGCGGGGCCATTCTCACTGAAACCGTTTTTTCCTGGCCTGGCCTTGGCCGCTACACGGTTGATGCCGTCTACGCTCGGGATTATCCAGCCATCCAGGGAGCAGTGCTGTTTATTGCTTTCGTGTTTGTGGTAGTCAACCTGGCAACCGACGTTTTATATGCCTATCTCAATCCCAGAATACGGTATCAATAA
- the rplK gene encoding 50S ribosomal protein L11 — MAKKVVAVVKLQIPGGMATPAPPVGPALGQHGVNIMEFCKAFNAQTEKDRGVLTPVEITIYQDRSFTFVCKTPPASFLIKQALGIEKGSGEPNRVKVGKISRSKIREIAEKKMADLNANDIEAAMRIIEGTARSMGVEVVEG; from the coding sequence ATGGCAAAAAAGGTTGTTGCAGTGGTTAAGCTGCAGATACCCGGTGGTATGGCAACACCGGCTCCACCGGTAGGTCCTGCTTTGGGTCAGCACGGTGTGAACATAATGGAATTCTGTAAAGCTTTTAATGCCCAGACTGAGAAAGATAGAGGAGTACTAACTCCAGTTGAAATAACCATTTATCAGGACCGTTCTTTCACCTTTGTGTGCAAAACGCCTCCTGCTTCTTTCCTCATTAAGCAGGCTTTGGGCATCGAAAAGGGCTCGGGTGAGCCCAACCGGGTGAAGGTTGGTAAAATTTCTCGCTCTAAAATCAGAGAGATTGCTGAAAAGAAAATGGCAGACCTTAACGCTAACGACATAGAAGCGGCAATGCGCATTATCGAAGGGACTGCCCGGAGCATGGGTGTTGAGGTCGTTGAGGGTTAA